A genome region from Lutra lutra chromosome 11, mLutLut1.2, whole genome shotgun sequence includes the following:
- the ZNF804B gene encoding zinc finger protein 804B — MEASSSWQNHGKAFQREQRAGVGKGDFPEKEKSTAKALEDVKANFYCELCDKQYHKHQEFDNHINSYDHAHKQRLKELKQREFARNVASKSWKDEKKQEKALKRLHQLAELRQQSECVSGNGPAYKAPRIAIEKQLQQGIFPVKNGRKVSCMKSALLLKGKNLPRSIADKQRSAMQNRHQLQTDRRYLFGNRVPQTSSDLSNANHRTGVSFSFSKKVHLKLESSASVFSENTEESHDCNKSPTYKAKQTAEKCKCRRFANENTQLAKEKDINITPRHLESVLHNTFSITSQILQDKNDSIDETVEDSIGIHASFSKSDVHLSGVDLTPCSREKETRSTLKNSSENCIHHSCQARASSSLPNIYKHSDGRIFECLDEFPSLAPSKQNSTVHLIPDSGMETREASLDETEGVSKNVQSLVRDVCPHDTKSKPLPFLHVQSKDGHTTLQWPTELLLFTKTEPCISYGCNPLYFDFKLSRNAKSDHDSEDLKTELMKEPSEMKTTIQSQVSGLTEDQQKLIQEGDRSPKPKMMIANPDWENFQRKYNLSCNDSKPNMNHHNFSASDLEMKNPEVPAYLDISLKNCVENNNNSDKQLKEPSRAHWQSCQRVVLNEASEGLAFSPYISRTKKPKLIPRNPHSDFEDANQFTWNSSSYPVRGHGGHEKDFSVILNSNHTGMTHRTSGCRNQTFKRDSPNLSLTRLSSPSDTCPGSISSLRSGCSSPKSRGNGRGNLLFFCKREHNSSEGHKRRHQKHSCLCPSEEMAKGTCLPSEIQRDRNCRSWESAKNEKYSTHRYGRCRQRPKPGKNQQQFSGTKSRRIPHYDSSSQLSCPGNSEKPPHGQGPRRGRWGSYSGESVYCLNKSKRSQESLDSPHICDLGKVNSMQCHSGNISCLLRNCSSSPSETTELTEGERTPLTAKSLLERVQAKWCQEQSTNFEVSSKNHKNESEAHSQIQCTIQFTPLGCHPPALPLSEKTQIASKKMNDQGSAIQRTLEKDHVRSSPTNNVAVLGDPDCDNHLSKGLIHVVADSQSPNMKKNPTTKEQVKPLISEVQHFIQSRDPVPNDFPGAFPSNRYTGVTDSTETKEDQIKLDLEDVSLPMNHGEGNINPYCDRTMQKHDKVEDESEVCHKSSSPPLIQQPITFSPEEIDKYKLLQLQAQQHMQKQLLSKHLRVLPASGPTAFSPASAVQTVPVHQHASITTIHHTFLQHFAVSASLNSHGGPLPIAHLHPLPQPHFTPFTFSPLTPTIIPAHPTFLGGHPLHLVTTAPFHPSHITLQPLPSAALIPTLFGPHLNPATASIIHLNPLIQPVFQGQDLCHHSCSSQMQPLNGVKEALNVSAHLN, encoded by the exons AGACTGAAGGAATTAAAGCAACGGGAATTTGCTCGAAACGTAGCTTCTAAGTCATGGAAAGatgagaagaaacaagaaaaagcacTTAAAAGGCTTCACCAGCTGGCCGAGTTAAGACAACAGTCTGAATG TGTTTCTGGAAATGGACCAGCATACAAAGCTCCCAGGATAGCCATAGAAAAGCAACTCCAGCAAGGAATTTTCCCAGTTAAGAATGGCAGGAAGGTATCGTGCATGAAAAGCGCTCTTCTCCTTAAAGGAAAGAATCTGCCCAGAAGCATTGCCGATAAACAGCGGTCTGCCATGCAAAACCGACACCAGTTGCAAACGGACAGACGTTATTTGTTCGGAAATCGGGTACCACAAACCTCTTCGGATCTCAGCAATGCAAACCACAGGACAggagtatcattttctttttccaaaaaagtgCATCTGAAATTAGAATCTTCAGCCTCCGTTTTCAgtgagaacacagaggaaagCCACGATTGTAACAAGTCACCCAcctacaaagcaaaacaaactgcGGAGAAATGCAAGTGCCGCAGGTTTGCAAATGAGAATACGCAGCTCGCTAAGGAAAAAGATATAAACATCACACCACGCCATCTGGAAAGTGTCTTACACAATACCTTCTCCATAACCTCTCAAATCCTGCAAGACAAAAATGACTCTATTGATGAAACTGTAGAAGATTCGATTGGCATTCATGCTTCATTCTCTAAATCTGATGTTCATCTTTCGGGTGTGGATTTGACTCCTtgcagcagagaaaaagaaactagaagtACACTGAAGAACTCTTCAGAAAACTGCATTCATCACTCATGCCAAGCAAGAGCTTCCTCCAGCCTACCAAACATTTACAAGCACAGTGATGGCAGGATATTTGAGTGTCTGGATGAGTTTCCATCACTGGCACCAAGTAAGCAAAACAGTACAGTGCATCTGATTCCCGACTCCGGAATGGAGACGAGAGAAGCATCTTTAGATGAAACAGAAGGAGTTAGCAAAAATGTACAGAGCCTTGTAAGAGACGTGTGTCCCCACGATACGAAGTCAAAACCATTGCCTTTTCTCCACGTACAAAGTAAGGATGGCCACACCACTCTCCAGTGGCCTACGGAACTTCTGCTCTTCACAAAAACAGAGCCCTGCATCTCTTACGGATGCAACCcattgtattttgattttaagCTTTCTCGGAACGCAAAGAGTGACCATGATTCAGAGGACCTAAAAACAGAATTGATGAAGGAGCCCTCGGAAATGAAGACAACAATACAGAGCCAAGTCTCAGGTTTAACCGAAGACCAACAAAAATTGATCCAGGAAGGTGATCGGTCTCCGAAACCAAAGATGATGATAGCTAatccagattgggaaaatttccagagaaaatataatttgagCTGCAATGATTCTAAGCCAAATATGAATCATCATAATTTTAGCGCAAGtgatttggaaatgaaaaatccTGAAGTGCCTGCTTACCTTGATATCTCTCTGAAGAACTGTGTagaaaacaacaataatagtGATAAGCAACTTAAGGAACCTTCCAGGGCCCATTGGCAAAGCTGTCAAAGGGTCGTCCTAAATGAAGCAAGTGAGGGCCTAGCTTTTTCTCCTTACATCTCGAGGACTAAGAAACCAAAACTGATTCCTCGCAATCCTCATTCAGATTTTGAAGATGCAAATCAGTTCACCTGGAATTCTAGTTCTTACCCAGTAAGGGGTCACGGTGGTCATGAGAAGGACTTCAGTGTAATTTTGAATAGTAACCACACGGGCATGACCCACAGGACTTCCGGATGTAGAAACCAAACTTTCAAGAGAGATTCCCCAAACCTGTCTCTGACTAGACTTTCTAGCCCTTCAGACACATGCCCCGGCAGCATATCCAGCCTGAGAAGTGGTTGTTCAAGTCCTAAGTCCAGGGGGAATGGCCGAggtaatttgctcttcttttgcaAAAGGGAACACAACTCCTCTGAAGGGCACAAAAGGAGACATCAAAAACACAGCTGCCTCTGCCCATCTGAGGAGATGGCCAAGGGCACCTGCCTGCCATCTGAAATACAGAGAGATCGGAATTGCAGATCGTGGGAATCGGCTAAGAATGAAAAATACTCCACACATAGATATGGTCGCTGTAGACAAAGACCTAAACCAGGCAAAAATCAGCAGCAGTTTTCAGGGACCAAATCCAGGAGAATCCCCCACTATGATTCTAGCTCACAGCTGTCCTGTCCTGGGAACAGTGAAAAGCCACCACATGGCCAGGGACCTCGGCGAGGCAGATGGGGCTCTTACTCAGGAGAGAGTGTTTATTGCTtaaacaaaagcaagagaagtCAAGAGTCTTTGGACAGCCCTCATATTTGTGACCTGGGAAAAGTAAATTCCATGCAGTGTCACTCTGGGAACATCAGCTGCCTTCTAAGAAACTGTTCCAGCAGCCCTTCGGAAACCACAGAGTTGACGGAAGGAGAGAGGACCCCCTTGACAGCCAAAAGTCTTTTAGAAAGAGTGCAAGCCAAGTGGTGTCAGGAACAATCAACTAATTTTGAGGTCTCTTCAAAGAATCACAAAAACGAATCAGAGGCTCATTCACAAATTCAATGCACAATTCAATTCACACCACTGGGCTGTCACCCACCAGCATTGCCTTTGTCTGAAAAAACACAGATCGcaagtaaaaaaatgaatgatcaaGGCAGTGCGATTCAAAGGACTCTAGAGAAAGACCACGTCAGAAGTTCACCGACAAATAATGTCGCTGTTTTAGGAGATCCTGATTGTGATAACCATCTTTCTAAAGGTCTAATTCATGTGGTAGCAGATTCTCAGTCACCAAACATGAAAAAGAAcccaacaacaaaagaacaagtAAAACCTTTAATTAGTGAAGTCCAGCATTTTATTCAGAGCCGTGACCCAGTACCAAATGATTTCCCTGGTGCTTTTCCATCGAACAGATACACTGGTGTTACTGATTCAACAGAGACCAAAGAGGACCAGATAAAACTAGACTTGGAGGATGTGAGCCTGCCTATGAATCATGGAGAGGGAAACATAAACCCTTACTGTGACAGAACTATGCAGAAGCATGACAAAGTAGAAGATGAATCAGAAGTGTGCCATAAATCCAGCTCGCCCCCTTTAATTCAACAGCCAATCACTTTTTCTccggaagaaatagataaatacaagCTCCTCCAGCTACAAGCCCAGCAGCACATGCAGAAACAGCTCCTGTCGAAGCATCTTCGAGTTTTGCCTGCTTCAGGGCCAACTGCCTTCTCCCCGGCCTCGGCCGTCCAGACGGTCCCGGTTCACCAGCATgcctccatcaccaccatccaccaCACGTTCCTGCAACATTTTGCTGTTTCTGCTTCCTTAAATTCCCATGGCGGCCCCCTCCCCATAGCTCATCTGCATCCTCTTCCCCAGCCACATTTCACTCCGTTCACATTTTCGCCTCTGACTCCCACGATCATCCCAGCGCACCCCACTTTCTTAGGGGGCCACCCCCTACATTTGGTCACCACTGCTCCCTTCCACCCATCCCACATCACACTTCAGCCCCTGCCCTCGGCCGCTCTGATCCCCACGTTGTTTGGCCCTCACTTAAACCCCGCCACTGCTTCCATCATCCACTTGAACCCTTTAATCCAACCGGTGTTTCAAGGTCAAGATCTTTGCCATCATTCTTGCTCCAGTCAGATGCAACCGTTAAATGGAGTGAAAGAGGCCTTAAATGTATCAGCGCACTTGAACTAA